The nucleotide sequence CGGGCGTCGCCGGCACACGGTCACCCCGGCCGGACGGGCGCTGCTCGGCGAATCAGTTCATTCCGTGTCCGCTGAGCCCGGCGGACGCGTCGTCCAGAATGCCGATCCGGGTGTCTATCCGGTGAGGTTGGCCAGGTACGAGGTGCCGGTATTCCAGGGGGTGAGTTCGACGCCGAAGCCGGTGTGGTCGCCGAGGTGGAAGTGGACGAGCTTCCCGGCGACGTGGACGGTGTCGCCGGTGCGGAACGTGCCGGTGTAGGCGCCGAGGTAGGACCGCAGGTGGGTGATGCGGCGGGCGAAGCGGTCCGGTTCGTCGACGGTCGCCGATAGGATCGTGGTGACCTGGACCCCGTACAGGGCCGGGGTGGCCAGGCCCTGGGAGTGGTCGGTGATCCGCGCCAGCAGGGTCACGTCGCCGATCTCCTTGGCGGTCATGCGGACGAACGCGGGGTCGTCGTCGTCGCGGAGCGGTTCGCAGTTGATGTGGGCGTCCGCGCCGGGGGTGATGCCTTGGAGCTTGCGCTGATCCTGGCGGATGAGCGCGTCGAAGGCGCTGCCTTCCAGGTATTTGGCGCGCCGCAGGTACAGGCGCATCAAGTCGTCGCCAGCGTAGGGGCGGATGAGGCGCTTGTTCTTGAACAGCCGGCGCGCGGCGTCGTATCCGGCGGTTCCGTAGCAGACCAGGTCGATGTCGGAGCGGGCGTTGAAGCAGCCGACCAGGAACGAGCCGGTGACACCGAACAGGTCCGTGTGCCCGGCGTCGACGATGTGGTCGACGAGGGCGAGCAGGTCGTCGCTGACCAGGTGGTGCCCGGCCAGCGCGCGGTCGTGGTGGAGGTGGCGCAGGGCCTGGCGGGCGGAGTAGTGGCGGGTGATGTCCTGGCGCGGCAGGCCGGTGATGACGCAGCCGAGGACGGGTGAGTAGAGGTAGCACTCGGGCCGGTCGGCGAGGATCCCGAAGCTCTTGGAGACGATGTTGTTCTGCCGGTACCGGTCGCCGAACAGCCTGCGGTCGCCTTTGGGGTCGGGGTGGTATTTGACGTAGCCGAGGTAGTGGCTGTCGGGGTGGACGTCGCCGATGACCTTGAAACAGGGCCCGGCGGTACTGCCACTTGAGGTGCTTGCCCGGACGCGCGGCCGGGTCGGCGGGGCGCATCAGCGCGAGAAAGAAGAAACACTTCACCAGCAGGAACTCCCCCAGGCACTCGCTCAGGGCCTGGCCGGCGAGGTTGGCGGCCGCGGTTTTGTCGAGGGCGCCCTAACGAGGTCGTGCATGGTTGGTGATGAGGCGTCATCGGCCGTATAGGTAGCCGGTTTTCACGTCCGCCGTGCTGACGCGAGGTCCGTCATCTGCTGGTGGGACAGGAGGCTGGCGACGGCTTGGACCATGTCGCTGACGTGCTCTCGGCGGCCCAGGTGTCGGGTCAGTGATCGCCAGTTCTTCGTGTGTGCGATGCCGTGTTCGACGGGGATCCGGCGTGAGGAGTGGGCTTTGCGTCGTTGCTCGTGGATCTCCTCGAACCAGTCGGGAGTGTTCTTCTTGAACTTGCGGTGGGGTGGTGTCACCACGCGCCCGCCGGTTTGCGCGCCGAGTCCCTGGTAGCCGGCGTCGGCAAGGATCTCCGCGGGCGGGCCGTCCGCGAGGAGCCGGGCCAGTCCCAGTCGGTGGGCGTGGTGATGTCCACGCAGCCGGCGGACGCGGATCTCGGTGCCGTCGATGATCCCGGTCCTCCCGCTTGCGCCGAGGCGGTCGACAGGCCTCGGCCGGGGTCCGCAGCCGGACGCCGACGCTGACGGTGCATCCCGTTCGGCGAGCAGGGGCCGTACTTCGCCGATGGCGCGGGTGACGCTGGGCGGTCCACGCCGAACCAGCACGCCAGCACATCGTGGGTGGTGCCGTGACGGAGGTGGACCAGCGTGGCCTATACCCGGTCGACGAACACCAGCCGGCGCTTCGCGCCGGCGGCCGCCGACCGCTTCCGCGGCCGGGACACCAACCGGGCCTGGTGCCGTGGTGCCGCAACGGTCCCACGTCGGCGACGAGTTCGGCTATCACCCCGGCCGACAGGCCCGTGATCCTCCGGTCTCTCACGATCGCCACACGAGCCGCGTTCCCCGTCACACGACCATGATCGACGCTCCACAGCCCGGCGTCTCACCAACCATGCACGAGCTCGTTAGAGCGCAGAGCCGGGGCGCCGGGAATGCTGCAGCTGGCTGGATGCGGTGAAACGGTCGTCTGGCACGGTGAGGTCGAGCCAACAGGCAAGGCGTTGGACTTGGGTTCGATGTGCTCGAACACGGCGTAGACGTCCCCCGCGACTCGCACGACCGTTGGCGCGGTCGGCAGCGTTGTGCTGCCTTTCAGTCGCGGCGGTACCTGGCCGCCATCGCGTGAAATACCCTTTTCGGTTCCCAACGGGTCTCGTCGAGCATGCGGACCACGCCGTAGGAGCCTGGATCCGCCTCTCCGAGCCTGCTGTAACCGGCGAAGGTGAACCAGAGCGCAGTGTCCACCCCTTCCTCTTCGAAGGCGTCCAGCAGTTCGGTGAGGTAGCGGACCTGTTCGTCCTCGTCCGGAACCGCATCGTGCGGCACCTGCCAGGCCGAGCCACCCCGCCCGCCGGCGCCCCGGTAGGCGCAGGTCCCGTACTCGGTCACCGCGACGGGCTTGCCGTGTGCGAGGTGTCCGCGCAGTTCGGACCGGAAGGTGTCGGCGTTGTACGTGGCACGGTAGGCATCGATGCCGACGAGGTCGAACGGACGCCAGTCAACGAACTCCCAGGGAGCCGAGGCGTATGTGATGCGCCCGCCGAAGCGGGCACGCACCGTCTCGGCGGCTTGCGCGAGGAAGACGTTGAGACATTCCTGCGCCGGGCCGAGGCCGTTCCACCACTCCATGTCCGCCTCAGCTAGGGCCCGCAGCCGGTCGCCGTAGGTCTCCCCCGGGATGAAACCACCGCAGAACGCACTCATCTCACAGCCCGCGACGAACACCACTTCGGCACCGCTCCGTCGTACGGCTTCGGCCCGGCGGGCACAGTCGGCGAAGAACGACAGCAACCGGTCGGCGGGAAGGTCGACGGGGAACGGGGCGAACCACACCTCGAGGCCGACGGCTGCCGCATAGCGGGCGGCGATGCTCAGCCGTTCGGGATCACGACCGGAAACGCGTACGGCATCGCAGTGCAGCTGGTCGGATATCACCGCCATGTCATGCCGGACCGTTTCGCGGGTGAACGTCTTGCGGGAGAGATCCTGTCCGGGGAGGAACCCGGTGTCGTAGTTGATGCCCCGTGCGCGCACGTCACCGCCCCTTCAGGTGACGGACGCCATGCTCCAGCAGAGCGAAGGCGAGCTCGGTGTCCTTCGCCAGGGCGCGGACCGCCTCCTGTGGTGATGCGCCGCCGGCCAGAATGTGGAAGAAGGACTCCCGGAGGGTGAGCGCGGTCGCGGCGACTTGAGCCGCCACCAGTGCGGCCGCCGTCTCCCCGTACTCCTCCGCCAGTACGTCGGCGAGCGCCCGGCGTTGCTGGTAGAGCAGGGCGTTCGCGGCTCCGCTGAGCGTGGGGCTGTCGAAGATCACGCGCATCTGGGCGAGCACCTGGCCCCGGTCCACCGCTGCCATGTGCCCGTCCGCGAACGCTTCATAGTGGGCTTGCAGCGCCTGGAGCGGCGAGAGCCCTGCCGGCCGCCGGGCGACGATCTCGGCCAGATTCTCCTGTCCCACGCCCTGCAGCGCGAGCGACTCCTTGCTGGGGAAGTACGAAAAGAGAGTGGCCTTGGCGACTTCGGCGGCCTCGGCGATTTCACTGACCGTCACGGCATCGAAACCGCGCTCGGCGAACAACTGCAATGCCACAGCGGTGATCCGCTGCTTCGTCTGTTCCTTCTTGCGCTCGCGAAGCCCTGTCATACGGTGACTATAACCAGACTCGGTTCATAATTGAACCGGGTATGGAAATGGAGTGGATCGCCACCGGGGTGAACACACGAGAGAGCCTTGTATGAGGCGGGATGCCTCTTCCTCCGCTCTGCCGGCCGGTACTCATCTCGCGAAACGTGCTGCGCGTCCTGGCCCCAGCCGACATCTCGCCGGCGGGCCGCCGCGTCCTGGACATGCTGCTCGCCCTCAGTGACCCGGACATGGCGGTGTTTCGCTGGGGGTGTCCTGCCTGGTCGGAATCGATCGTCCAGCACGGCTGGGGACTGGCGACCGTGGTGGCGCGTCTGGCCCGTATTCCGAGTGCGGTGCGGAAGTTCCCTGTTGAGAGCATCGCGGGCGGGGGCTGTCGTGGCCCGGCAGCGGGTCTGCCGGGCCACGTGGGCTCAGTATGCGCCGGTTCGATGTTCGAGGCGGGTGCCGTGGCGCCGGCCGATCGACATCAGGTTGCTGGGGGAATCGAGTTCGAGACGGTGCCACCGACCGCGTGGGACGATCACGGCGCCGCCGGGCTGCAACTGCACCATGTGCTCGGCCTCGTCGGGTCCGGTGGGGCGGAAGTAGAGGCGGACGCTGCCGGTCAGGCAGCACACTGCCTCTTCGGCTTCGGGGTGCATCTCCCAATGGTCTGCGTGAACGTCGGCGTCGGTCTCCGCATGGAATGTGGCGATCTGCCAGGCGCCGGGGGCGCCGCTTGTCATGCGCCGTTCGACGGCCCGGACGTCGCCGTCGGGGTGGAGGTGCAGCGCCGAGGTGAACAGGTCGAGGGTGGTGGTCATGATGCTGTTCCTTCCAGTTGCTTGTCGGTCTGTTCCTGTGTCGGAGCAGGCGCTTGCGTGCGCGGTGCGCCGGTCCGGCTGCGGGGCAGCACGGCGACCGCTGCGACTGCCGCGATGACGAAGAGGCCTGCGGCGACGGCCAGGCCCAGGGCGTAGCCGTCGTTGAGCGCGGCCGGGCTGGTGGCCGTGCCGGTGTGGTGCGCGGCGACGGTCGCCAGGACCGCCAGCCCGAGGGACCCGCCGAGTTGGCGGGAGCTGTTCATGAGCCCGGAGGCCATGCCGGCCTCGTGCGAGGCGATGCCGGTGGTCGCGGCGGCGGCGACCGGGGCCAGGACCAGTCCGGCGCCGACGCCGGTGACGAGGGACGGGCCGAGTACGTCGGCGAGGAAGCTGCCGTCGGAGCTGATGCGGGCGAACCAGGCCAGGCCCGCGGCCGCCAGCAGGGCACCGGGCACCAGGGAGGCGCGCGGGGCGCGGGCCGCGGTGATGCGGGTCGCGACGACGGTGCCCGCGACCAGGCCCGCACTGAAGGGCAGAAACGCGGCACCGGTCGCTGCGGCCCCCATGCCCAGGACCTGCTGCATGTAGAGGGACACGAAGTAGAACGCCGCGAACTGCCCGGCCGCGGCCAGGAACACCAGCACGTTCGCGCCGGCCACCCAACGACTGCGCAGCAGGCCCAGCCGCAGCAGCGGTGCGGGAGACCGGGACTCGACGAACACGAACGCGGCCAGCAGTACGGCCGCGGCGGCGAGGGTCGCCCATGTGGTGGGCGAGCCCCAGCCCTGGGTGTCGGTGCGGACGACCCCGAGCACCAGCAGCCCCACTCCGCCGCAGGCCAGGACGGCACCCGGGACGTCGAGCGGCTCGCGGAGCGCCTGGCGTGCCTCGGCCGGCACGCCTGCGAGAACCAGCGCGACCGCCACGGCGACGAACGGCAGGTTGACCAACATGACCCAGCGCCAGCCGGCGTACTCGGTCAGGAGCCCGCCCGCCAGCACGCCCAGCGCGCCGCCCGCCGCATTCACCGCGCTCCACACCCCCAGCGCCCGGACGCGAGCGGGGCCTTCGGGGAAGGCGGTGGTGAGCATCGCCAGCGCCGCCGGCGCGGCCGCGGCGGCGCCCAGGCCCTGCCCGGCGCGTGCCGCGATCAACTGCCAGGGAGCTTGAGCCAGCCCGCCCGCCAGCGAGCACACCCCGAAGACGGTTAGCCCCAGCAGGAACATCCGGCGTCGGCCGTACAGATCGCAGGCGCGGCCCCCCAGCAGCAGGAACCCGCCGAACGTGAGCGCGTACACGTGCACGACCCACGACAGGTCGAGCGGTGCGAACCCCAGCGCAGTGCGTATCGCGGGCAGTGCGACGTTGACCACGGACATGTCCAGGGCGAAGACGAACTGGGCGACGGCGGCTGCCGCAAGCACGGCTCCGGGCCGCCCAGGCGAGTTTCTGTACATGTAAGAAAAGTAGCGCCGGACCACCGCCGCTGTCGACACCTGGGGAAGGATGGAGGGCATGTCGCAACCGCCCGCACCGCACAGAGCTCTCGGCCGACCCCCCCGGATCTCCCGCGAGCAGGTCATCGCCACAGCCCGCCGGATCGTCGACGCGGAAGGCGTGGACCGGCTGACCATGCGCCGCCTCGCCACCGAGATCGGCACCACTCCGATGGCGCTCTACCACCATGTCCGCAACAAGGACGAACTCCTCGTCGCCCTGCTGGACGACTACGCGGCGCGGGCGCTGCGCCGACCCGAA is from Yinghuangia sp. ASG 101 and encodes:
- a CDS encoding transposase family protein, with the protein product MLVRRGPPSVTRAIGEVRPLLAERDAPSASASGCGPRPRPVDRLGASGRTGIIDGTEIRVRRLRGHHHAHRLGLARLLADGPPAEILADAGYQGLGAQTGGRVVTPPHRKFKKNTPDWFEEIHEQRRKAHSSRRIPVEHGIAHTKNWRSLTRHLGRREHVSDMVQAVASLLSHQQMTDLASARRT
- a CDS encoding TetR family transcriptional regulator, with amino-acid sequence MTGLRERKKEQTKQRITAVALQLFAERGFDAVTVSEIAEAAEVAKATLFSYFPSKESLALQGVGQENLAEIVARRPAGLSPLQALQAHYEAFADGHMAAVDRGQVLAQMRVIFDSPTLSGAANALLYQQRRALADVLAEEYGETAAALVAAQVAATALTLRESFFHILAGGASPQEAVRALAKDTELAFALLEHGVRHLKGR
- a CDS encoding cupin domain-containing protein, whose translation is MTTTLDLFTSALHLHPDGDVRAVERRMTSGAPGAWQIATFHAETDADVHADHWEMHPEAEEAVCCLTGSVRLYFRPTGPDEAEHMVQLQPGGAVIVPRGRWHRLELDSPSNLMSIGRRHGTRLEHRTGAY
- a CDS encoding MFS transporter; protein product: MYRNSPGRPGAVLAAAAVAQFVFALDMSVVNVALPAIRTALGFAPLDLSWVVHVYALTFGGFLLLGGRACDLYGRRRMFLLGLTVFGVCSLAGGLAQAPWQLIAARAGQGLGAAAAAPAALAMLTTAFPEGPARVRALGVWSAVNAAGGALGVLAGGLLTEYAGWRWVMLVNLPFVAVAVALVLAGVPAEARQALREPLDVPGAVLACGGVGLLVLGVVRTDTQGWGSPTTWATLAAAAVLLAAFVFVESRSPAPLLRLGLLRSRWVAGANVLVFLAAAGQFAAFYFVSLYMQQVLGMGAAATGAAFLPFSAGLVAGTVVATRITAARAPRASLVPGALLAAAGLAWFARISSDGSFLADVLGPSLVTGVGAGLVLAPVAAAATTGIASHEAGMASGLMNSSRQLGGSLGLAVLATVAAHHTGTATSPAALNDGYALGLAVAAGLFVIAAVAAVAVLPRSRTGAPRTQAPAPTQEQTDKQLEGTAS